The genome window TGCtgtattcctttaaaaatctgtAGGCTTAAATCACAATTTAACAGCATGACTAATGCTATACCAAAGACTCAAAAGCAAAGTTTTTATAAAGGGAGAGAAATGACAGCTATAAATTTAGTGTGGTTCGAAAAATTCGGCAAAAATAATTGTACCACTAAAAGATAACATTATATGCTATCCTAGAGTGAATAtaatcatcatttatttaaattgtaatatataaaCACTTAAACCTCTAGGACAGGTTTGGCAGTGGTAAGAAGATCAAAAGATAATGGATTTGGTTTGGGAAAAGCTGATGGActcctagaacaatgcctggtggTATTAAAGTGATTTAATAGGAGACAATGGTTTGAGTTActaatagataaatagatagtaCCAGCAGTACTTGATCTGTAACTCTTACCTCTATCAGCTATAGTCTtacctcctgctcctcctcctccatatATACATACAACTTGATGAATTAGAAAGAAGAATCATGCCTTTATATGTTCACCTTTCAAAACAAAATCCTACATAAAAGAAATGGGGCCAGGAgctgggctcacgcctgtaatctcagccctTTGTGAGGCCatgtgggaagattgcttgaggccaagagctgGAGACCAGTCTGAAAAACACAGCAAGAtgccgtctctataaaaaatagaaaaattagctgggcgtggtggcatgaacctgtagtcccaactactagggaggctggggcaggaggatcacttgagcccaggattttaggttgcagtgagctatgatgatgccactgcactccagccgggcaacagagcaagaccttgtctcaaaaaaaaaagggtggggggaagaataaaaagaaaaagaaatgggtaGCTGGGTAGTTCGtacatatgatttttatatgCATGTAAAGCCTGTTCTTTAAAGTGCACAGTTATCTATTCTTTTTGGGGGGTGTATTAGATTCTTATGATTTATAACtaacacataatggaatattatggagccatttaaaattcatttttaagaacatttattAACATGAGGAAAGCTCacactaaaatttaaatgaaaaatattacaatGCTTTAAATGTTATATGATTGTGtcattagaaattattaaattttatgtagtTCATTAACATCTATATGTAGTTATGAATATATAGAGACATTAATATATATCTATCTGTAGCTCTATTTATGaagaaatactaaagaataaTAGTTATCTATGATGAgtaaattatgattattttaattttttctttaatatttttcagcatttaccaaattttcttttatattgatgCATAATGAATGTATATAGTttggggggtacatgtgataatttaacaaatttatataatttgtaaagatcaaatcagtatCCTTgagatatctatcaccttaaatatttgttttttctttatgctagagccatttgaatttttcccttctagctatcttgaaatatacaatagattattgtcaactatagtcaccctacttaTCTACTACTAGGTATTATTTCCTctatcaaataatatatttatacctATTAATTAACTTCTCTTCCCTACCCTTCCTGGCCTGGCCTACTTATCTATTCTTGAATACTGACTAGCgtgaataaaaccaaaaaattcacCCTGTGCACCTGTAGATGGACATTCTTACTCTTAGCAGCATAATTCCAGCTATTGATCTTAACAGAGTTaactgatttattaaataaacaaatatatgtatgatctgaaaaaggcaaaatcatTGGTGATGTTATTAAATGTAGTAAAAGGTCAGATAATTCAAACCAGTTAGTTTTTTAAAGCATCACGTTCTCAACGGGAATTCTCCTTTTAATTTCAATATGGTGAAATGAACCCAGTGACCAGTATAAAATCAATTGTTAATAACACCTAAAACAcattacaataaaaatgtaaactttatctAGAAAACTAAAGTCAGTCTTGACCAGAATCCCTAATTTTAGCCCTTCTCTGAAGCAATTACAATCAGGAATCTGGTATTTATCTTTCCAGATGCCTCACAAAGCCTTTAAATTCTTAATACATACTTTTACATGAATGTTACTATCGTGCTGCACAGTATTTCCTAGCATGGAAATACAATTAtccatattatttttctcctgtaGATGAGCATTTAGATTACTTCCAATGTAGGGGTGGTGGTGTTATTGCATGAAGTATATACAAGCAATGCTTAAGAGGACAACTTTTTTCTTGTACACACAAACAAACATTTATCTAGGATTGATTGTAggtacaaatacaaattaaaaataagggaCTTAATTCTCTCTGCTGAAAATAAGGGAACAGATTCTCCAAGCTGCCTCTGCCCCTTTTCTGAGGTTATCTACATTAGAAATtttgtaaattctttttctgtcgCTTTGAAATGTGTGTAAATCTTTCCAAAAGCTAAATTAGCCTCTCGCCAGTTTTTCCAAGGACCTGGGAGCCACCTCTTTGAAATGAAAGCATTAAGGAAGATGACAGCCCTATGTCTTAGTTTCTGTGGGAAGGGTAGTAACCTTCCTTTGCTGGATACCTTACACCAAGTTGCAGTTACCACCTGTTGTAAAGATATAAGAAGTTGATTTTTCCTTTAGATGAAGCCATTTGGCTAACACATATGGTCATCCCAAGTACCAAGTGAATTTAAGATGAATTATGTGTAACAAATGGTCCTATCAATTGATTAAGGACTAGTTACTATTTTGAGAACATGTATGTAAGGTATTGAATCCACTTggctatataaaaaaataagaattctctCCGTCTTTGCAGTCTCTTACAGGATTGCCTGTAATGCATATCACATCCTGGCTTAATACTTATTCAATAACAAaacttgtttcctttcttttctatctttatgGAAATGTTTTTCTGGGTTGGGaagggattttgtttttaattataattccCCAACAATAACAGTTCCACTTTTTGGCAAGACATGGACTAAGGGTGTAAACTGAACAGCAATTTTGGAGGGAAACTTGgtagtatttattaaaatatatttagtctaATAGCAGATTATGAATACCTATTTCCCGAATGTTCACCAACATCAGGGATTATAATCAACcttatgccttttttctttttttttttgtgaatcCAATAACACCttgctttattgtttttaatgttttctgtttactAAGACTTGTCAATTCTGTAAAATACTGGTTCTATGTCCTTCTCCCATTTTTACTCATTTACAGTGAGGTTTTTGATTCTGCTTATTAACCCTTACCTAATTAAAaggattgtaaatattttcttttgtctgttgTTTGTCATAATTTTGCTTATTGCTATACAAGGTATTTTGATGCAATCAAATGTATCTATCTTTTCCTCTTTGGCTGACATCATCTgagaatttaaaagcattttcttagCCCAACATCAAATTTTTTTCAATCTAtgctaaattttttatatatttttttcttgtttttacatTTGGATAAATTTTGATATTGTATTATTTTGGAAGCAGTACGATAGACATATGACTTTTTATTACACATGGGTAGCCAGTTGTAGCAACAATAATTACAGATGAGTCTAGCCTATCAGAACCCTTAAGACTATTTTCTTCAGTGGATGGAAACAAATTTATACTGCTTTTCCATTATTTaagatattaatactttttaataataatttataaatggaaatgaaaatgctatattttaagtgttcatgTTTTGAGTAATACCATAGATTTTGAACTCAATACTCGAACTATTGTTACTTACGctaggaagttttaaaaaagaacatcatATTTTTTGTAAAAGCAGATTTCTGAGCCCCATGTCTAGAAAACTAACTCAGTAAGTCTGAAGTGAGGCTTAGGAATTTTCATTAAGCAACTTAGGTGCCTCATATACATATTTCAGTAAACCAAACAACACCTTGAAAAGTCACAGCTTATGGTAACAATCACTTTTAGAAACATTATTGGgttactgatatatatatacacacattctctctctgaTTAGAACATTGGAAATTTCATGATGGCTGCAACTTGTGCAGacatatatactttaaattgaGGCAGTAGTCTATAGTTTTTGCCCAGTGTCTCAGCtagtgtttgtgtatgtatgtgtctttGTGTAACtgctttttcaaaatgaataagGAAGCCAGAATACTTTCTTCTTTAGCCATTTATGTAGCTtactttaaattcaaattttattttcaaattacaaaaaaaaaaaaaaaaatgtggcaagACATTAGGAGTAATCCAAACAGTTTCccagttttatttctaaattatagtaaatggtaaatatattaaagtatctCACATTGACAAAGAATCCTGcatctttacaaaaaacaatCATTTAAGGTACGATTGAAGCTTAAAATCACCTTAAGAGAATTTAGCAAACATTGTAAAGATGAGAAAAGGAACTACAATATTCCTGATTTTGAATCTACTgttaaaaggaatttaaatatGATGAAtttcttgtaaaaatgaaaatcaatataaaaaaagaaaattctaagcaGACTCCAGTCTTTTTTGGTAACTACTTAGGATAAGTTGTATATTTCTAACATTTAGGGTTTGGCACCATTTCATACTTATACTGTTGGActctaagatttaaaaaagagTTGTACTTTGTACCcagagtagaaaatattttacagtatGATACATATGTCTTAGAAAGCAAgatttaattcaatattttaaaaaattaaaaggggtTATATTAATTAAGTGATAAGTATTACTTAAATCGGGGTCTTCTATTCTGTCACTTCAGAAAATGTGGTTCTATACAGAATATGTATCTAACAAGGTCAAAGggtattttttacttaaatatataacatatatttgtgttttctaaGCAAGGCTTAGGTTTAATGAGAGAGCACTACATTTTACAGCCCATGGCAACTACTATTTATTAGTAGAACACACTCGGCAGAGCAAATGcgtttctaaattttctttttttcctgttctctataaatgcatgtattttcCTTACCCAAGTTTACTTAAGTTATAAGACCAATTTGGTCAACACTGCATTTTGCATTATCTTTGGATTATATCACAAAAACccttaaaatttctttgaaagatACTATGTTGGATCTTTCTTAAGTCCATAAGTTGGACATGATATGATTAAATCCCTTAAAAATAGAaggcaataaacatttgaatgccaGTAcaaaaagcaatccatgtaacctaaaacatttgtacccccttaatattttgaaataaaaaaatttaacaaatagaaGGCAAAAGTGAACAGTTTTTTAAGGCAGAAAAGTATACCCCATATTACCTTTCTAGAACtatactaattaaaaaataaaacttcactcaaaatatttattttttcttaataaggtTAAATGATAAGACAAATATTGTGATTCTGTCTGAAGTTTCTCAGGTATTATATTGTAAATGTCCAAAATGCTATATAAAACCATACACAACCTAGTGTCTTTTACAATTCATACTACAGAAACTGAGATTTAATTGTATGTGCTCTGAAATACATTGTCTCCCTGACCATTACTGTTAGAGATTTGAAAAGACTAGCTCCAGTTAGAGGGAAGTGCACCAGGCCTATCGATCGGACCCTCAGTTACAAACATAAACACAcgggaaaaagagaagagagaaagaactagggagaaagaagaaataaatgctcGTGTATTTTGTTTCCAAGGGGTAGCAACTGGATCCAGGAGACATCATAATACAGGTGTGGTATGCTTACTTTTTGAGTAATTTAATGTTTAAGAGGTGCCACATCAGCTACAAATGGTCGAATTATATTTAAGGATAACAATTTCATGTGAAGTACAAAAGTTTTGAATAGAAAATTGCTAAAGACAAACTTCAAGCCTTTGTGGCTAACAGAGTATAAAAATCTCACCCAAAAGGGAGTAtgaaatacaaagacaaaaatatagacTCAAAATGATCATAAGACTGGAGGTAAGGTTTTATTACCACCTAACCCTTACACTAAAAGCTACAGCTTGGAAGGAAGTCTTACCAAATCCTCAGGAGAGCTgtcatttaaaaagatgttaaaatggaTGTAAACATTATCCTCAATATGATGGCAACAACAAAAGCCTAATTGTCATCTGGTAAGTTGCAGAGCCACTGCAGGGATACTTCTTCAAATGTTCCATTTTCAAATAAGTGTAGGTGCACAGTGGTGCTGCATTTTGGAGCACCACTGTAGGAAGATTCATAGCCAGCACATCATCCGCAACTCACTCTCAGGAACTCGCTCAGAATGGAGGCAGGCACAAGAGAAGCAGAAGCCATGTCAGCAACACTGGGATCTGCTCTCTGCTCTCAAGGTCTCTTGATCTAGTTTAACTTTATCCGCATCGTTGTCTTCATCAGGAAAGCTTTGGTGGTTATCAAGAATATTCTCCACTAGGAATCGGGTAGCTTCGTCTATGTTTATGTTATCCTGTAATGCAGAAATGAAGAATAGGATTAATTCTTAGAATAAAGCATTAAGAGTATCCATGGGAACTAGGAAACTTTGTCAGAGGAAGCATTAAAAGTATACCAGCTACTATCTTCTTCTCTAATACTAAAGTGTTTGCCCACTAAGAGTTCCATGCTACTGAGGAATGTGGCTATAGAGGGAGCCTTCTTTTTATGTAAGAAGGATACCCCTTCTTACATTCCTGTTTTGCACTTAGTAAGTGCAAAtatgtaaatatcctgtttctcaccATACTTTCGCCCCCCCTAATTTTAGCATTGATTAATCCTTCCCTAAAACAATTATTGCTGTGGTGTTTAATAGCGAGTTTTTATTGCCATCATTCCTTCTACTTTTATTGGTTGGAATTCTACTTTTAAGAAGAAattcttttctccctcatttatttattcatttgtttattcatattcatgtattattattttattctatgagTTAAACCCATTAGAataattatttactttgttgctcaaattgtctTGGGTTTTCGGAGCTCCTGGTGTGGGTTCCTGACATGCCGCCATCATTTTGTGAGCGCTTCCCTAGTTTCTGGTGCCACAGGATGTCTCAGGTACATCTTTACTTTCCTTGTCCCACTACCCCtgaaatcagtcatttctccaggGATTCGTTTTACTCAAGAAATGGTATTTAAAAGCCAGATTCTGAGGACTAGTTAAGTTTATTGGCTCTGTGGTATCATTGATTCTAAGTGCTCTCAGAAGACAGATAgtcaacatatgtatgtacacatacacacatctagATCTACTTCTTTATGTCTCTCtgatacatatgtatgtgtatatttgtgtatgtataaacttacacacataaatatgtatttatttatatgaaataattttaactaaattCATAGTGATATCTCTAATCCAATCCAACACTACGGGGTTCATTGTAGACTTCTCCCTTATTAGTAATAACTTTCTCAGAAAATGAGCAACCTGGAGGAGCTATGCTATTTATATAGCCATCTTTCATGGCATCAATACATGCTTTTTACCTCCACTCCCAAGATAAGTTTAACTTTAATTCAAGTATTGATCTTCTGAATGTCCAAGTGTCATTCAGTTCTCACCAACCCCATTAtgtcaaataattataaaattctctAACTGTACTGAGAAGCAAttaattaagaacaaaaattCCCATATGGTAGTGTAATTAGCCACAAAGTTTCATATTAGAAATTTGCTGTTTGCCAGAAAGGTGAAATGACAAAATTCATGAATTTAGAATTCTTTTGTCCTCCAGAAACTCAGACCACCGGAACTcaagcaaaaattaaattttaagttagCTGCTCATCTGCTCGGAAGTGTGGCTATTAGTGACATTTAGGCAGTACTTTAGATCTTGactgtaaaatttttaattactgttaTTCTTTTGGAACACTCCTGCTTTTTTACTAAGGAAATTCTGCAGAAGCTGTTTCTATTGTGTTTGTAGGGAAGCACAGTTCCTACCTGAAACTTTTATTCTTAACCAGTGCTTCCCTTCTCACCTCTACACATAACCCTGTCtatacatataacaaaactgATGATTAATACAGTCTCAAGGTATAAGTCACAGGACATGATCATTTATAAATCTTCCAGATTCTGGGGGAAAATGTGGATTTATTACCTGAAAGATTAATTCAAATAAAACCTACAGGCGAATTTTATCTGTAATACACTGCACCAATATGCATGTTCACATTAACATTTACTGCTTCCCCTAACCTCCCAACAAAACTAGGAAGTAAAGCAAATCACCCAGCAGACACGCAGAGCAGACAGAGGGCATGCCTGTCCAGAGCAAGTCCTTCGCTAAAAGAAGGCTTCCTTTCTGTCAGGCTAAGGGCTCATACAACACCTCTGGGCTTCATCTGTCATCCACCACTACTTTTTGCCTAAGCGTATATACTCCTGCCTCCAGTAGACGTTCTTTTTTCCCAATGACTCCGTCATCGCATGATATGTTTGGAGCTGCTCTTTTGTGCAGTCTCTCATCGTTTTGCTTCATCATTCATTCCAATCATCACTGGTGTCAAATAATCTTTCACTTTACTAGAAAGTAAGCTTCTAGTAAAGCTAAAAGTAACCTGGTAGTAAATCTCCAGAATATGCTAGGTGACCTAACAATAATACAagcatttatacacacacacacacacacacacacacacacacacacacacacacgtgtgtatgtATGGGTGtgtgaaagaaatacaaagagcaCATAACAAAGCTGGAAATGTGTTAAGATTACACAAAATTTATGGCCTAGTGTTCGTTATCACAGAATTTCTCAAACATTTCATCATTCTTACGTAAGTCTGATTGTTATTTAACCCTCCTATGTGAAAGTTCCAACACATGTAACTCCCTCAATATTTTGTACTTATAATTTTCACCTTTGCATTCTTGTATATATGGTAATAGGCTAAAATTTTGGAACACCACcttggtggggtttttttccctttaaaaattatgtatccAGCTTCCTATAATGGATGAAAGACAAACTTCTTTTCTCTTATTCAAATTCTTTCTTACAGAGTTAACCTAAAACTCTTCAAACATCATCTGCATAAATCTTCTCTCTGACCTTTTCAATGCCTTCATGGGTCCTGCATCTGACACATTTCTTCACAAGGGGCATCTCCTtgcatttcattaaatttttcgtaaaaataaaaaatggttgtGCTTGACAATACCCCCTTCTACTCCAGTCGCATGAGAAGTACTTCAGTTAAAAACTCAAACTCACAGAAAATGTCATTTGCTTTTTGCTCAAAATAaccactcatttttattttaatgtgaaatctGCCCTTTTATTCACTTCCCCATTAGCCAGTTTTGAAAGGAGTCTTGCTGCAGATGGAAAGAAGCTATAACAGCTATGCTAGGCTTTGCATTTTCTAGGATTCCAAACACTGCTCACACAAATCCATATAAATACTTCTTAGTTACAGCTCAGATTTATGAGCTAAACAGCAGAGCAGATAGATGAGCAAAGCAGATCTTACCTTTGCAGAGGTTTCAAACCATCCAGTGAAGCCATGTTCTTTGCAGAATTGGTCCATCTGGGCAGGACTCTGGCCACCATCCTTATTCTGGTCACATTTGTTAGCTAAGAGGACAGCAGGAATAGGTCTTCCATTTGGAAGATGAACTTTACTATCcagatcatttttccattttaagactGCCTCGAACGTGGAACCTCTCGATATATCAAAGACTACGAAAGCACCAACAGCTTCCTTGTAGTATACTCGGGTCATGTTGCCAAACCGCTCCTGCCCTAGAAGTAAATATAAGAGATTAAAAAGCTCATAATTCAGGCAGAATCTATATTTAGGTATAACCCCTTTGACCCTAAGaataatactataaataaatatcttccaTTCCACAGCAATATAAACTGATGGGGTTGAGGACATCCACAGAGAACCATGACCCTAAAGCAGAAGTTGCTGGTAATTTGGTTTGAGTGCCCAATTAACTAGTTTTATGTTCTGCACGTTTACATACAACACATTCTCCACAAACATCAATAGAACAGTACTTCAGGCTGCAAGTCCTattgtttcctcctcctctctccttggcctaaGAGAGGtactaaaagggaaaaagaaagctgAGAGTAG of Microcebus murinus isolate Inina chromosome 5, M.murinus_Inina_mat1.0, whole genome shotgun sequence contains these proteins:
- the RAB32 gene encoding ras-related protein Rab-32; protein product: MAGGGAGDPDRGAAAVAAPETREHLFKVLVIGELGVGKTSIIKRYVHQLFSQHYRATIGVDFALKVLNWDSRTLVRLQLWDIAGQERFGNMTRVYYKEAVGAFVVFDISRGSTFEAVLKWKNDLDSKVHLPNGRPIPAVLLANKCDQNKDGGQSPAQMDQFCKEHGFTGWFETSAKDNINIDEATRFLVENILDNHQSFPDEDNDADKVKLDQETLRAESRSQCC